In Benincasa hispida cultivar B227 chromosome 8, ASM972705v1, whole genome shotgun sequence, the sequence ttgggatgcaaactcaccagcattatcaagatgaatagtcttaattatataatcaggaaattgtactcttaacttaattatttaagcaaataatcttgcaaatgcaagatttcgacttgataataagctcaggtgtgaccatctgctggatgtgtctattaataccataaaatatctaaatagtcCACTTTGTGAGTTAATAGATCtatatatatcaccatgaattcattctaaaaatgcatGTGATTCATTCCTCACTTTAATGGtcatggtctaattatcaattttccttgaaaacaagcatcacatgataattcattaaattgaagaattttctaGTTCTTCAATGGATgcccatttgaattctcaataattcttctcattatTATAGACACTGGATGACCTAATCTGTCAtgccaaattataaatatatttggattCATGAGTTTCagattcattgttgcatatgtttcaattactcgtatatgagtataatatattCCAAAAGATAAAGTAGACAATTCTTCTAgtatatgtttttcatatgaATCAGTAGATAGAGAACAATGCATcttcaattgtaaattttgttctctaggcaaaataatatttgctctTCCAAACCATTCAATTAGGTTTTCAAAACCTAaaattgtattgacttttgtttctagcattgtcagtttggaaaaatattttctacttgtaagtattgtatgtgtagttgcattgtctgccagacatagatcttctttactcattttttagtcatcaaacatatgaaaatgatccaagtttcttcattaaatgaaaataattacaataagaaaaataacatttaaaatatacaaaagttaatactaagaggaaaaaaatggagatgaaaaaaaaaacaacattaagtctagatatttttaaagtcaaaggaaagacttgatgttccatcaattctgcTGTTTTTCTCTTCGGAAGATCCAAAAAAGTctgtcacatccaaatttattACACGGGATGGGTCAAACATATTATTATCTTGATATGTAAATTTTGTTTCCacatttcattttttcctttaGGGATGCtcgatagagatcaactaagtgttatGATGTGTGGCAAGTGTGTGACCAATGGCTAGTCATTCCATACTGGAAGCATTTTTTTCAACATTTATTGAACTCtgatcttgtggagcttttcctttgtgattattattttatgtggttcttttgaaatttgaatgattagaatgactaccacgaaaataataattatttcttcctctgttaCAGTCACGACCTCAACCATGACCATGAcctcgaccatgattattattaaaattcactaCATTCACTGTAGGGAATAGTGTCGTTTTGATTGGTTGAGagtcatgatttttcatcaataactcattattttgttcagccacgagaagacatgaaattagttcaaaatattgtttaaaacctttctctcgatattgctgctgtagaagcatattcgagacatgaaatgtagaaaatatcttctctagcatatcaacatcaatatttttctcttcatataacaacaatttcgaactgattttaaataatgcagagTTGTACCCATGATAAATAATTACCGTCGTTAATATTAATGGCGACAAATTCTAGTTtggtgagatttgtcatggcagcactatcataaaatattgtatttatattagaaatttaatagatattaaatatacaaaataacattaaatttattaattataacggaAAAAAATCCGACATAACTTTATGACCTACCTTTAGCAGAAAAACAATAGGAGCTTGTATTGATAATGTGTTGTGAAATTGGGGAGCACAACGAAACACAAATatggataaaatataatataaataaataacaaaagaatataaaagaatatagatatatagatatatatatatatatagatataaaataaataacttaaaaaaaattaagaaataaaaaaaaccatgaaatcatgaaattttcactaaatttttcttcaaaagTTTTGGATTTCTCACCAATCTTCACCATTCTACAAAATGCATAAATGACCACTATTTATAAAAGAattggcaagtaggatgtggctATTAAGACACTAGCCATTTATAAATTTGTGACACATAAAGTTATATGTTTAAAGACATACGATATTTTTTGGAATGGACATCTATcctctataatatttataaatttttacaCAATTACTTTTCCCTTGTAACGATGCTTGTCACTAGACGATGCCAACTTGTAAGAGAGTTATTATTGACAAATATATATGGTTGAgatgtgttgatgaaaaatttCGACTTTTCATGTATTTTTGTTTGAGTTgagttaaaatttattttgatgtgtttgcactttttttttttttttttgggtagattttatattattttggacCAAAATACTAGATATGCCACTACTCCAAAATAGTTCTtgtaattatttcttttttgagaaaaaaaaaaatataagtaacTAAAagcacaacaaaaaaaaaaaaaaaaaaagaaaagaaacacaaACATTTGAAATATCATCTctcacatattttttttctttttctaacttatctTAACTAATAAGTTCAAATCTTCACCCTtttctcaaaaaataaaaataaaaataaaataaaaataaaaatcaaatctcCACCCTAAATGTGTTATAGATATAATACTTTTATGCCCTTACATTCTTATTAAATAAACCCTTTGTTCATTTATGCCCTTACATTCTTATTAAATAAACCCTTTATTCATTTATGCCCTTGTATTCTTATCAAataaattctttgtgaattatcaaaatgagcatagctcaacATAGTGATAATCATGCACACAAATCTTTCTTTTGGGATCAAAGGTTCAAATTCTCGTGATGAAATGCAACGCTACTGGTTTCGGGATATGATGAGAGTGTTAAAGAGCTGTCAACCTATTTGAGATGTTTAGGTGCACCCGAATTCCTTCCTCCTTTAGTATTTTGTTCAAAAATAAATCTTGTGTCCCTACATGTTGTACttgacaataaaataaaataaataacaattaaatttgagctcttgctccaccatccatccataaCTTTATCAATtagtattttattcaaaatttcattctctccctctctcttgggttattcatattctcattttccttttaaagttAATCTATATAAATAGTATCAATTTCTCTATATGAAtatcattattaaaaaaatggtatGGTATGAtcaaaataatcccttttccaaaatccatttcATTTCCTCTCTTTCATTTGAGTCTATGATAGCTTAAAAATTGAATCTCCCTTAGTTTCAACATCTATTAAAAGGATCTCTAACCTTAAAAAGTGAATCTTTTTGCCTTAAGTCACTGTCTTTACTCACTcttttttaatatcaattatcattatcattcttacaaatgtgaaaaaaaaaaaaaaaaaaaaaacttcaatacCAATATTTCTACAGTCAATAATACTAttccaaatattaattataggaCTTCTGATCCATTAAAATTCAAAGCAAGTTAATTAGAacagggtttttttttttttttttttttcaatgaagaaagaaagaaagaaacaaaaagaagagTCCATTTAGAGGGCAATTAAAGCAAAAAGAGGTAATTAGTAAAGAGAATATATATCATGTTTACTTTACCTGGAATTCAAAAAGATAAcaatgatttatataaaaaaagaagacTTTGATGCTTTAATTTCCATCTTCTAGAGAGAGAAAggccaaaacaaaaaaaaaaaaaaaaaaaaaaaaaaagcaacaatttttacaattgaTTGGTGCCTTTCAGACTTATGTTAGGGAATGAGAGATGTTGATCTCTTTAAGTGGAATTTTTTCGTCATTTTGTTACATTATaaagaaattttctttaaaaaaattaattacaccCGTGatctaaattataataatttcatatcgttaatatatattattacttAAAATGCAGACATATAGTAAATAGTAAGTGAAAATGAAATTCGGCTACAAAAGTTAGAAAGGAAAGCCTAGGTTATAAGTCCCGTAAAATAAGTTTATAACTTTGGTTTCAAATCATCTCAATTCGAGAAATATAATGCTTTAAGTCTAGTATAACTCTAATTGTGTAAGTGATGTAGTTTTCGAGggagttattttttaattatgagATTGGAATCACGGAAGAAATTTTGTGTGATTGTAATAATTTCCACATAGTAAAATTTCTTTCTAATACGTGTCgtggtttttttttcaaatcttagagtttttatttttatgtaaatTCTCGTATGTcctatttttatttactttctttgttatttttatgattggAATGTATGATAATAGTCGAGAGTTTTCCCCAATAGAAAAGTCTTCCTCATGAATCAAAGTTATTCTTTGTCACCAAACACAATTTAATAATACTACAATGTTCTTCAAATTTAGTTCTTGGACCAAATAAACTCAAACAAAAAAGCattctttttttagtacaacaaacatgagtacttcaaaaaaaaaaaaaaaagcaaatgtCAAATAATACTAAGttatattcttaatttttttttttttttttttgtttacaaagattagatatgaaaatttaaaaattacgaTTGAActatattcaaattgacaaaaacaGGTAAAGCCTTAGTCTGACCCTGAATTGGATGTATAGAAACAAGTAATTAATACatgatatattaaagaagaggtatattatataatatataatgggGTATAAGAAATAAATGCTTAATGGGCAAAGGGAAGGGAAGAAAGGGGGGAATATCCAAGTACCATTAAAAATATGGAcataattttcataatattattaataaataaaaataataaatgtgtCACTGTCCATTAAAATAAATAGGAAatgaatgaaagaaaaagattgGGTGTAAATTCCGAGAGAAAACAGTAACTTTGGGTTCCATCATAAATGagtttgagaaatgattttgcAATCGATTGCTTTAtgattgaaagaaaaagaaagaacagccaagaaaaaataaagtttttatttttatttacttatttatttgggCAACAATTCCAACATGCTTTTGACTCAAACAAAGAAAGGCAAAGGGCAGAGGGTCTAAAAACTCTAGGCCACTGTGTTTTGCTTTTGGGTGAAAATTGGTGGGTTTTGCTTTGCCTTTATTTGTGATATCATttaactttttccttttttttttttttttttttttcctttttttcttttcattcatttgcttttattttttctttcatatcCCAATGCAAAAGGGAATTTCATTCATGAATCACACTCCCccactttctttttattttaatttgaacccTCTCTATATCATATtgtatatagagaaaaaaaaaataactataaaaTATACAAGAGATATGGGTATATTGTTGCCTTTTTTATGtatttctaaataaaaacatgtttttgctTTACAAAatgggtttttctttttaggaAAAGTTTAGTTTTTACCTTTTGATTTGTCATTTTGGGTCATTTTTTAAATACCTCACTTAGTTaactttcttttttgaaaatatatataaatttatcatttcaATTTGCGTGGGATCCTTTTAGTTTTTTGGatttcaacttcttcttctcttcttttcttttagtttaatttttttttttatatcttcTCAACTTTGTTGCTAGGTTACATTTGAGTATTTTCATGATTAAGTTGATTAGGTCAATGCAAGtgtattattactttttttttttaatgtatttattaaaagaaaaaacacgtTTTCGCTTTACAAAtgagattttctttttcctttttttaaccttttgatTTGTCAATGGGTTAATTTTTAAATGCCTCACTTAGTtaagttttcttttaatatatatatacacacacattaattattttatgcttTATCCATCTAGTTAGTTGgatgagcttttttttttttccttctttttaatttcaactttttCTATTCTTCTTGACTTTCTCATTGGAAGATTAGATTTGAGTATTTTGATGATTAGTTTCATGTATTATACACAATAAATGGATAGATTATTGtcattttttaatgtatttcttaaaaaaaatgtttttgctTTACAAAatgggtttttctttttaggaaaattttagtttttaccTTTTGGTCAATTTTAAAATACCTCACTTAGTTAAGTtcctatttaaaaatataaatacatctattcttttgattatcttgtatcTTTCTAGTAAATAGGATTTgagcttctttttctttttagttcgaacttttttcatttattcGACTTCGTTATTAAGTTCGATTTGAGTATTTACATGATTAGAtcaataaatttccaatttttctaatttagttAAAAGGTGtattaattgtaatattttatttcaattataaggctaaaaatgattttttttttttttttttttttttttgtcattgaAAGAAACAATGTTTGAATGTATAGagcattattaaaaaaaaaacaaaaaagtaacTTCTAAACCTAATTTGCAAACAGAGGCTTACTTTTATGCAAAATTCGAGGCAAACCCTaattgaagagagagaaagagaggtgtagagagagaaagagaaagagagtgGTTGTGTGTAGTGAAAGAAGGAAGGAGCTTTCACATCAATGAAGAGAAAGAGAAGTGATTGCTCTCTGTAGAAGCCTGTTACATCATTGGATCAGAGAGTCAGATTTtttgttgacttttttttttttacaaaaaaattattctttttaaaaaaaaaaaaaaaaaaaaaaagaagagaaaaatctaatttttgcTGAACCAAATTTGCCAATTTCTTACTCTCATAACTGTGAGAATGTTTCTTTCTCTCTATATatcttttatttcctttttcagCTAACTCTCCATGTGATTTTCTGCTcactcttcctctctctctcctcttttACCAttcaaatttctcattcaattcTTCAATGTTAATGTAATATGTCTATTAGATAAATGTTAATTTCAATATTATGATTAGACGAATTATGTTTGAAGCAAATTCGGCTAATTGAATTAAGATTGATAGTTAGATTGGACGATTACGCAATTTTTCGATATTAATTTAACTTGGGTTTTTATAGTATAGGTGATTTGAGTACCAAGATTTGTTAGTGTTGAGCTATTGTTTAGCTAATTCTATAATTAACCTAGATCAAATTAGATTATGGAATTAACATAAGTTTAACCCACTAAATCTTTAATCtataaactaattaaatatatagttgcatgcatctattttttttttttttttagaaatagttTCAAGCGTCTAATGAGTTGTTTGAGTTGTGATTGtgctaaaatttaaattatattaaaagttCACTCTCTAAAATCTATTTAGTTATAATAGATCCAAACTTTAAAGTGGCTAATGGTTGTATTAACTTATTTTTGTGTGAAGAAAGTTTTCGATATATCcaaaaattttgtttcaaattaataaaaatattagatatataatcaattttttaaaagagatATAACCTAATTTATGTCTagagatatatatttgaatttatgtctaataatatttcaattttatgtttgatAGATCATAGATTTTAATAACTATTAAATAAGTTAAGGACTTATtagaaacaaaaattcaaaattaaaaaacttattagatacaaaactAAAAGTTCAGATTCCATTTGGTAatgattaattttttgttttcaaaatttatgtcTATTCTTTCCCCCTCCTTCTCCtctttttccaatttgaatataAAACTTTCTACACGTGCAGCCTAAATAAATAGGTCTTATTATACAATTatctaaatttttctattttataattgtCTAAATTTTACTATCGCTATTCGTTTACACAAATGCCTAGCCCAAGTTTACCTTTCATCCTTTCTTACTACtcgatttttaaatatatatacaaacaataatattaatacaGAAAAATACATAGGGGAAGTTATCAACTTTCCAAAACGGTTTTCTTTACAAAACTAAccatttctctaaaaaaaatcgaaaattgTTATCCTTATAAGAAAATGATGTATATTTGATGTATCCAACAccacataatttttttaaaaaataaataagtattgATGAATAATGAATAAGATAATTTATACAATATATgggatatatatttatatttttcaatatatttgtgAACACACCGAAAAAAAAGTAAACCATAGTATATGCGATATAgttaaaaatatggaaaaaataaataaataaaatatcctaaaattaattaaccttaatttaaaatattgtacattaaataaaatatcaaccaaagttaataaataaaagaacaaagccaaaaaatagtaatataatatttcaaaaaataaaatcattatatAATTAGTACTAAATTcaaacattttctattttaaaatattatgaaattaaaagatgaGAGAAAATTTATCCAAAAGTTAAAAATGTATCAAAATATTACTAAAATCTAGGTATAAAATATTACTAAATTTGAagacatttataaaatattagttAAGTTTAAAGAAAACACTAGAATTTCTAATCAAATTGtaagagggaaaaagaaaacaaaattttttttaaaaaaaaattacttttttaagttttcaaaacttatcaaccgaaattttaaatatctatttttttaaagttgtgAGGCCTattcaacaattaaaaaaaaaaaaaaaatagttcagCAACCAAATAAACACGTATTGAACTTCGGATCAAATAAAATACAGAAGACCTctgtttaataaaaaaaatctaaaataaataaagctaTCTCTTTAAACAAAGAGGTCTGTTTGGGGTACCTTCAAAAGATGGGCCATGGCAGCAAACAAGCTCAGCCCACAACAAGAAGGGAAAATACTCGAAAGAAAATTTATAACGTAATGGCACatgaataataaaatattcaaaaaaaaTGCTGAAGATCTGTCAATTATTTATCGAAAATAACAAGAGACGAGCTTTTATTAAGAAGTTGGTacataaaattactaaaatgccAATGAGTAACGTGGTAGAATTTATTTGCAGATTAGTCCCCAACTTTGACCATCGTATTCTCTTCTGATGACTGAACCAAAAAAATCAGTTACTTGGATGTGAAATCAGCAGATGAAAAAGAacagaaatgagtgaattttctCCATGACTAGACAAAAAAAAGTTACCTTCCTCACAAGACCTTTCACCCAAGAATGAATCCTAATTACCACTTCTCATATGGCTCACAGATTTGTCGATTTTTCCAATGGAGTGAACAAGTTGTTCTTTCCATGAGATAGAGATAAAAGTCCTGTTTGAATTGACTTTCTAAATAATATGTTCAGAGATAACAGAACGTGTCGATGTGGGTTGTGCACAGAAAGAAGGGAAGAAAGTTGAAACGAATTCTATAACAGTATGTTGTGAAAATTCCTGTAAAGCCTAAAAAATGAAACTCTTTCCCCCTAAATTTGTATAGTTTTTGATCAGTCAGAATCACATACGTAGTTAATATACAGCATGACCCGCACAGATTAAGTTGGTATTAGTACAAACATACTTCTGGCAGGAATGGCATTTAGCTCAACTCACAACAAAATGGTACCTTGAATCCACATAGCTTTCGACATCCCAGAGGAAAGAACCAAAAGTGACAGCTTCCAAAACCAATCCCTTCAAACCACCGAAGCTAATCTTCAACTGTTCATCTTTGGAAGGATCGATGGTTCCTTGAGGTGTTATAGCAATTTCAGGTCTACCAAACAATGCTTCTGTGTGCTTCTCGATGATGCCGACAGCCTCTTTGGATCTTATTGTTGCATATCTCTGAAGTGTCTCCCCATCAAAGGCCATTACGTAATTGCGCAGTCTAGAAGCTTTTATACCTTGACCAAATCCCCCAACACCGTTCCCATCATGATCGGGCCAGGAAGAGATTTCGGGATGTGGTGAAACAGGTGGTGAGTTCTCTCCCACATTAGGTCTCACATCCTCTCCAATAACTTGCTGGATTATACCCTCTTCTACATTTGATGCTTTTGGAAGAACTTTCATAGTCTTCTCAAGCTGAAAGCGCTGGTCAACTCGCTTAAGAAAGTAGCCATACATCACTGAAGCAGCATAGACCTGGCCAACCCTGAGTTTGCTTATTTGTACTACTGAGGTTGAGTCACCCACCCTGTTCCCAAGGATGAGAGCGAGGTGGTTCTGAATCATTTCATATGCTTCAGGCGAGTGAAGATGCTCAAGGCTATCATCATTAGCAGCCCAAGTGTCAACTCGGCCAGAAACATCAGAAGATAAAGGAGTTATTGCAGGTATCAGGGGAACATTAGCATCCATGAATTTCTGTACTACCAAAGCATATAGGATTTCTTCTAAaacttttttcctttcatttgcCTTGACCTCAGCAATTCTCCTGATGATTGCAGAAGCAATAGAAAAATATCAATACAGCACCTAAAATCTAGCTATTTGGCTGTTCGAATGTCATGTTTAGCAAAGACAAGTTTATATGCCAATAGAAACCTTTTATATTCATGCATTCGCATTTCcaagaaaattaagaattaattacTTCTTCCTAGGTGCACAAGAAATGATATAATGTGTAACCAAGAAAACCATAAGTAGTATTTCCCCATTATGTACATGTACTAGCCCAACATACAGCAATTATTCAGTTGCATCTTCTCAATAGCTCATCAAGAACCTTTTACACCCCTACAATCATTAGACCAAGACCTAGAATGCGACTACCTAGGAAACTTCAATTTTCTTGTTTCCATGTAATTCTCTCTATctgattattgttgttgttgttgtcacTCTCTTATCTGATGCTAAACAAAAGCTTTCACTGGAGAAGTCTCTAAGTCATTCTGTTATTTGTCAACACAATAATTACACAAGATAAGAAACTCACCTGTACAAAACCAAATCAGTACCAGAACCAGAAGCCTCCTTATTCCCCTCGGCATCACGGTCAATTTGAAGCTGCTCAAGCTGTTGCTCAACAGCAGCAGGGACAAGATGGGGATGGCTAACCAAGATTTGAGTCAAAAACTGCCCAATTGGAGACTCCAACTGAAGGGGAGCAATAGGATCATCTGATTCAGATGACTCCGCATCCATGGATGCCCTAACTACCGTGCTTCTTCTAATTCCAGAGCCTAATTTCTTATTCCAGAGTTTGGAGTAAGATACCTGAGGGCATAGTTGCCACAACGGGGAAAAAACGCATTTACATAAATAACATGAAATAAGAATTCGTTTTAAAAATTAGTAGAAACTTTGGAAGTTCATAAACGTAGCATAATCcaaatcaaactcaaattcaAATGTAATATGCAACACCATCAAATAAAAAAGTcggatacaaattaaatttatactaccttatgaaatttcatttaaaaatagaaaggtaaaaaaaaagaagagaaaagccGTTAGAATTTAAACCACGAAGGCTATACCTCGTCGGTATCATACAGTTGCTAAATTTATGGTATAAATACATCATATATGAACTGGGCCATTAACTGAGGTCAAAGGTTTGATTTCCCCTCACATATATTGTCAAAAAGCTAAGCCTGGCACGAGCCATACAAATTTAGTGTAGATGTTTAAATACATAGAAACTGAACTTTGCAGGTTATAGAGGGAGACTTGGTGCAGGATCGCATCACATCACTGATTCACTTACACATAACAAAATCAAAGCACCAAGAACAAGCCGTTTCAGAACTTAAAACatcaatttcaattatatatatccACTAGTGTTCGGGCCACCTGGTGCACCCTAGACTATTCTCAATTTCTCACGACCCTTACCGACCACtaccaaacccaacccaacccaacaccTGGCGATTAAATTGAACATCAAATTAAAAATCTCCAAATCAATAAAGCtcaaaataaggaaaaaaaaaagaattcgGAGGTAGGTAAGTAAAAAGAGAAACATGCTTACACGAATTGGGACATGAGATAGGGAAGGAAAGCGCACAAAACCAAGTCCGTTGCCGAAGATTTCCGATCTTCCAGTAGAATTTAGGCGAGCAAAAGCTCCAATGGGAGATCCGATCACAGTTGCCATGGCAGCTTCCATGCGAGCCCTGCAAATAGAACAATCCAAATTCCCACCGTTAACCACACATTCGCCATCAAATTCTGAAGAAAAACGAAAACAAAAGGCCGGAAATAGACGCCAAGAATACAAAATAGATTAAAGAATGGGGAATTTTACCGGAGAAGAAGCGAAACCCTAGAGGAAGGTGGTGGTCGGATGGTTCCGGAGAGAAG encodes:
- the LOC120083095 gene encoding UV-B-induced protein At3g17800, chloroplastic — encoded protein: MEAAMATVIGSPIGAFARLNSTGRSEIFGNGLGFVRFPSLSHVPIRVSYSKLWNKKLGSGIRRSTVVRASMDAESSESDDPIAPLQLESPIGQFLTQILVSHPHLVPAAVEQQLEQLQIDRDAEGNKEASGSGTDLVLYRRIAEVKANERKKVLEEILYALVVQKFMDANVPLIPAITPLSSDVSGRVDTWAANDDSLEHLHSPEAYEMIQNHLALILGNRVGDSTSVVQISKLRVGQVYAASVMYGYFLKRVDQRFQLEKTMKVLPKASNVEEGIIQQVIGEDVRPNVGENSPPVSPHPEISSWPDHDGNGVGGFGQGIKASRLRNYVMAFDGETLQRYATIRSKEAVGIIEKHTEALFGRPEIAITPQGTIDPSKDEQLKISFGGLKGLVLEAVTFGSFLWDVESYVDSRYHFVVS